A genomic region of Colletotrichum destructivum chromosome 1, complete sequence contains the following coding sequences:
- a CDS encoding Putative Fido domain-containing protein has translation MQRQARRALLVKIYEPASRLRKGSPEYNRLACSGRVWEEYFQPGNSREKGYLGLQRMHRRLLADIDALRVTLPVSALGKTMVSEYAQQSVMIENNPLTVGDAHRVLETLQEGVFRRVDLASMSSSELVEMVTSETAGQGSAINELTNHIIASQWIAESATFKARTARTAGFCEDEVRDLAVVSVRNTDSEAVYDMRRGQDHRAGSSNLVWGEPVPPGEYRNLPVAVRSNRLRIFPYPQEVPACVRWFFEWRDAQHCEKRLHPLVLACQMTAYFVHLHPFPDGNGRTSRMMEQDYLARQGCLPVVIQGLERKDCLRMIDNAYGGDPGEFVTAVLEAQLAALHRLYTHCLLTDAM, from the coding sequence ATGCAGCGACAGGCGCGCCGGGCCTTGCTTGTCAAGATCTACGAGCCGGCCTCACGGCTGCGGAAAGGATCTCCCGAGTACAACAGGCTTGCGTGTTCGGGACGGGTATGGGAAGAATACTTCCAGCCCGGTAACAGTCGTGAAAAGGGGTACCTCGGGCTCCAGCGGATGCATAGGCGGTTGTTggccgacatcgacgccTTGAGAGTAACTCTCCCAGTGTCGGCGCTGGGCAAGACCATGGTCTCCGAGTATGCGCAACAGTCCGTCATGATCGAGAACAACCCTCTGACGGTTGGCGACGCGCACCGCGTGCTCGAGACTCTGCAGGAGGGTGTCTTCCGACGCGTCGACCTGGCATCGATGTCGAGCagcgagcttgtcgagatgGTCACCTCCGAGACGGCGGGCCAGGGCTCCGCCATCAACGAACTGACGAACCACATCATCGCGTCGCAATGGATTGCCGAGAGCGCGACGTTCAAGGCCCGCACCGCGCGCACCGCGGGGTTCTGCGAAGACGAGGTAcgcgacctcgccgtcgtgtcCGTCAGAAACACGGATTCTGAGGCGGTATACGACATGCGGAGAGGCCAAGACCACCGtgccggcagcagcaacctgGTGTGGGGAGAACCAGTGCCGCCCGGAGAGTACCGAAACCTACCCGTCGCAGTGCGCAGCAACCGCCTCCGAATCTTTCCCTACCCGCAGGAGGTCCCCGCCTGCGTCAGATGGTTCTTCGAGTGGCGGGACGCGCAGCATTGCGAGAAGAGGCTTCATCCGCTGGTCCTGGCCTGTCAGATGACGGCTTACTTTGTGCACCTTCATCCGTTCCCCGACGGGAATGGGCGCACGAGCCGCATGATGGAGCAGGATTACCTCGCCCGCCAAGGCTGCCTACCTGTCGTCATCCAGGGGCTGGAGCGGAAGGACTGCCTACGGATGATCGATAACGCCTACGGAGGCGATCCGGGCGAATTTGTGACGGCGGTCCTTGAGGCTCAACTGGCGGCGTTGCACAGGCTGTACACTCACTGCCTGTTAACAGACGCCATGTAG
- a CDS encoding Putative Type 1 protein exporter — protein sequence MTLQDEKPVGAVQNLAETSEKAAAHQGHSDRASSHGGSTEVDASSQPKNPNAAINNLEKADSKAVAPKDADDDPYEHLPADEAAVLKRQVFTPEVKAGIMTLYRYSSTNDILILAAAAFTSIVVGAALPLMTVIFGNLQGTFQSYFNGQSSKDDFNSEMAGLVLYFVYLAIGVFVCQYVSTVGFIYTGEHISAKIREHYLQSCMRQNIGFFDKLGAGEVTTRITADTNLIQDGISEKVGLTLAALATFISAFIIGFIHYWKLTLILLSTVVALLLSMGGGSTFIVKYSKQSIESYAHGGSLADEVISSIRNAIAFGTQDRLAKQYDVHLTKAELYGYKVKSAIGVMVALMMTILYLNYGLAFWQGSKFLIEDGIALSNILIIMMSIMIGAFNLGNVAPNVQAFTTAIAAAAKIYNTIDRVSPLDPSTDDGIKLDAVEGAIRLENIKHIYPSRPEVTVMEDVSLNIPAGKTTALVGASGSGKSTIVGLVERFYDPVRGSVYLDGHDISTLNLRWLRQQMALVSQEPTLFATTIYQNIRYGLIGTQHEGASDEEQKKLVENAAMMANAHDFITGLPEGYMTNVGERGFLLSGGQKQRIAIARAVVSDPKILLLDEATSALDTKSEGVVQAALEVAAEGRTTITIAHRLSTIKDAHNIVVMSNGRIVEQGTHNELLAKHGAYYNLVTAQNIARVNELDPEEEEAIDAEDDEIIRQKSRVSEKGYAADPEDDMAAKMQRTTTSKSLSSIALQNRTEEGEAKYGLWTLIKLIASFNKKEWKLMLIGLFFSIICGGGNPTQAVFFAKQIMTLSYPITDATPDAVRHQMKKDSDFWSAMYLMLAGVQFIAFVVQGIVFAKCSERLIHRVRDQAFRTMLRQDVAFFDKDENTAGALTSFLSTETTHLAGLSGVTLGTLLMVSTTLIAALALAIAIGWKLALVCTATIPILIGCGFFRFWMLAHFQRRSKTAYSNSASYASEAISAIRTVASLTREDDVIRQYQASLAIQQRSSLISILKSSLLFAASQSFMFLAFALGFWYGGTLIANREYDMFQFFVCFSAVIFGAQSAGSIFSFAPDMGKAHQAAHELKVLFDRKPTIDTWSEQGASLDAVDGTLEFRDVHFRYPTRPEQPVLRGLNLVIRPGQYVALVGASGCGKSTTIALLERFYDPLSGAIFVDGKEISTLNVNEYRSFIALVSQEPTLYQGTIRENIVLGANSEVTDEAIEFACREANIYDFIVSMPEGFNTVVGSKGALLSGGQKQRIAIARALIRDPKILLLDEATSALDSESEHVVQAALDKAAKGRTTIAVAHRLSTIQKADIIYVFDQGRIVEQGTHAELMKMNGRYAELVNLQSLEKNS from the exons ATGACGCTCCAAGACGAAAAGCCCGTCGGGGCTGTCCAGAACCTCGCCGAGACGTCtgagaaggccgccgcccaccaAGGTCACTCGGACAGGGCGTCGTCGCACGGCGGCTCGACCGAGGTGGACGCCTCGAGCCAGCCCAAAAACCCCAACGCCGCGATCAACAACCTCGAAAAGGCCGACTCCAAGGCTGTCGCGCCCaaagacgccgacgacgacccctACGAGCACCTCCCCGcagacgaggccgccgtcctcaagCGCCAGGTCTTCACCcccgaggtcaaggccggcaTCATGACCCTGTACCGCTACTCCTCGACCAAcgacatcctcatcctcgccgccgccgccttcacctccatcgtcgtcggcgccgccctgccgCTCATgaccgtcatcttcggcaaCCTGCAGGGCACCTTCCAGAGCTACTTCAACGGGCAGTCGTCCAAGGACGACTTCAACAGCGAGATGGCCGGCCTGGTCCTGTACTTTGTCTACCTCGCCATCGGTGTCTTCGTGTGCCAGTACGTGAGCACCGTCGGCTTCATCT ACACGGGAGAGCACATTAGCGCCAAGATCCGCGAGCACTACCTCCAGAGCTGCATGCGCCAGAACAttggcttcttcgacaagcTGGGTGCCGGCGAGGTGACGACGCGCATCACCGCCGACACCAACCTGATCCAGGACGGCATTTCCGAAAAGGTCGGcctcaccctcgccgccctcgccaccttcatctcggccttCATCATCGGCTTCATCCACTACTGGAAGCTCACGCTGATCCTGCTgtccaccgtcgtcgccctcctcctgagcatgggcggcggctccACCTTCATCGTCAAGTACAGCAAGCAGTCCATCGAGTCGTACGCCCACGGCGGCagcctcgccgacgaggtcatcAGCTCCATCCGcaacgccatcgccttcgGCACCCAGGACCGCCTCGCCAAGCAGTACGACGTCCACCTGACCAAGGCCGAGCTGTACGGCTACAAGGTCAAGTccgccatcggcgtcatGGTCGCCCTCATGATGACCATCCTGTACCTCAACTACGGCCTCGCCTTCTGGCAGGGCAGCAAGTTCCtcatcgaggacggcatcgCACTGTCCAACATCCTAATCATCATGATGTCCATCATGATTGGCGCCTTCAACCTCGGCAACGTCGCCCCCAACGTCCAGGCCTTCACCacggccatcgccgccgccgccaagattTACAACACCATCGACCGCGTCTCCCCGCTCGACCCCtccaccgacgacggcatcaagctcgacgccgttgagggCGCTATCCGCCTCGAGAACATCAAGCACATCTACCCGTCCCGCCCCGAGGTCACTGTCATGGAGGACGTGTCCCTGAACATCCCCGCCGGCAAGACCACCGCCCTGGTCGGcgcctccggctccggcaagagcaccatcgtcggcctcgtcgagcgctTCTACGACCCCGTGCGCGGCTCCGTCTacctcgacggccacgaCATCAGCACCCTGAACCTGCGTTGGCTCCGCCAGCAGATGGCCCTCGTCAGCCAGGAGCCCACCCTCTTCGCCACCACCATCTACCAGAACATCCGGTACGGCCTCATCGGCACCCAGCACGAGGGCGcctccgacgaggagcagaagaagctggtcGAGAACGCCGCGATGATGGCCAACGCCCACGACTTCATCACCGGCCTCCCCGAGGGCTACATGACCAACGTCGGCGAGCGtggcttcctcctctccggCGGCCAGAAGCagcgcatcgccatcgcccgcgccgtcgtctccgacCCCAAGA ttcttctcctcgatgAGGCCACCTCCGCGCTGGACACCAAGTCCGAGGGCGTCGTgcaggccgccctcgaggtcgcTGCCGAGGGCcgcaccaccatcaccatcgcccaCCGCCTGTCGACCATCAAGGACGCCCACAACATCGTCGTCATGTCCAACGGCCGTATCGTCGAACAGGGCACCCACAACGAGCTCCTCGCGAAGCACGGCGCCTACTACAACCTCGTCACCGCCCAGAACATTGCCCGCGTCAACGAGCTGGaccccgaggaggaggaggccatcgacgccgaggacgacgagatcatcCGCCAAAAGTCCCGCGTCTCCGAGAAGGGCTacgccgccgaccccgaggacgacatgGCGGCCAAGATGCAGCGCACGACCACCTCCAAGTCCCTGTCGAGCATCGCCCTCCAGAACCggacggaggagggcgaggccaAGTACGGCCTGTGGACGCTGATCAAGCTCATCGCCTCCTTCAACAAGAAGGAGTGGAAGCTCATGCTCAtcggcctcttcttctccatcatctgcggcggcggcaaccccACTcaggccgtcttcttcgccaagCAGATCATGACCCTGTCGTACCCGATCACCGACGCCACCCCGGACGCCGTCCGCCACCAGATGAAGAAGGACTCGGACTTCTGGAGCGCCATGTACCTCATGCTCGCCGGCGTGCAGTtcatcgccttcgtcgtccagggcatcgtcttcgccaagTGCTCCGAGAGGCTCATCCACCGCGTGCGCGACCAGGCCTTCCGTACCATGCTGCGCCAGGacgtcgccttcttcgacaaggacgagaacACGGCCGGCGCGCTCACCTCCTTCCTGTCCACCGAGACCACCCACCTGGCCGGCCTCAGCGGCGTCACCCTCGGCACCCTGCTCATGGTGTCGACGACCCTgatcgccgccctggccctagccatcgccatcggctgGAAGCTCGCGCTCGTCTGCACCGCGACCATCCCGATCCTCATCGGCTGTGGCTTCTTCCGCTTCTGGATGCTCGCCCACTTCCAGCGCCGCTCCAAGACGGCCTACTCCAACTCGGCGAGCTACGCATCCgaggccatctcggccatccgCACCGTCGCCTCGCTCACccgcgaggacgacgtcatCCGCCAGTACCAGGCCTCCCTCGCCATCCAGCAGCGCAGCAGCCTCATCTCCATCCTCAAGTCCAGCCTGCTCTTTGCCGCCTCCCAGTCCTTCATGTTCCTGgccttcgccctcggctTCTGGTACGGCGGCACGCTCATCGCCAACCGCGAGTACGACATGTTCCAGTTCTTCGTCTGCTTCtccgccgtcatcttcggcgcCCAGTCCGCCGggtccatcttctccttcgcccCCGACATGGGCAAGGCCCACCAGGCCGCCCACGAGCTCAAGGTGCTGTTCGACCGCAAGCCGACCATCGACACCTGGTCCGAGCAGGGCGCcagcctcgacgccgtcgacggcaccCTCGAGTTCCGCGACGTCCACTTCCGCTACCCGACCCGCCCCGAGCAGCCCGTCCTGCGCGGCCTGAACCTCGTCATCCGCCCGGGCCAGtacgtcgccctcgtcggcgcctccGGCTGCGGCAAGTCCACGaccatcgccctcctcgagcgctTCTACGACCCCCTCTCCGGCGCCatcttcgtcgacggcaaggagaTCAGCACCCTCAACGTAAACGAGTACCGCTCcttcatcgccctcgtcagcCAGGAGCCCACGCTCTACCAGGGCACCATCAGGGAGAACATTGTCCTCGGCGCCAACAGCGAGGTCacggacgaggccatcgagtTCGCCTGCCGCGAGGCCAACATCTACGACTTCATCGTGTCGATGCCCGAGGGCTTCAACACCGTTGTCGGAAGCAAGGGCGCCCTGCTCTCCGGTGGCCAGAAGCagcgcatcgccatcgcccgcgcCCTCATCCGCGACCCCAAgatcctgctgctggacgaggccacGTCGGCCCTCGACTCCGAGTCGGAGCAcgtcgtccaggccgccctcgacaaggccgccaagggccGCACCACCATTGCCGTCGCCCATCGCCTCAGCACCATTCAGAAGGCCGACATCATCTACGTCTTCGACCAGGGCCgcatcgtcgagcagggcaCGCACGCCGAGCTGATGAAGATGAACGGCCGCTACGCCGAGCTGGTCAACCTGCAGTCGTTGGAGAAGAACAGCTGA